In a single window of the Zea mays cultivar B73 chromosome 5, Zm-B73-REFERENCE-NAM-5.0, whole genome shotgun sequence genome:
- the LOC103626492 gene encoding testis-expressed protein 2: MLEQPKDSSINGASPGIRDRKLLVEVFPVKMSATLQGHSLTLSGPDDASQLTIDLLGCTVAAVSASNLPSRKWAKRYPIKLESKESGICRGSKVCYVYADTSWEKESWCKALRLASTTDKDKLKSHEMLTQEFRSYMSSLKAGYPSFLGPSTLSSQEHVLVDNTVKNDGPSKLRGFLKRLVGKKASAKASQESKTGPAPSKQDTSQPSTPSSTMSFNSQLPASPSAKVDEKLADDGTLCWNLLISRLFFDAKMNDEMNKAIRARIQRTLSNTRTPAYIGEITLTDLNLGKLPPSLHRMRVLPLDLDESWAFEVDFECSSGILLHIETRLEVQAPELEKDIMKTDIRGNPNGDASSDFLDSIEQYGNQFGPSEVSDFAAEVNDEADTLRKSKSAGWASTYMSRWRSILNSIADQVSQVPLSLAIKISSVRGTMRIHLKPPPGDRVWYGFTSMPEIEWELESSVGDRKISSSYIASLIGNRIKASVRQILVMPNCESFPISWMIADTDDWVPRRIAPFIWLNREPADRRAADTTREMMPGEASTSKAIAKNKSSPLPSTKRITNGSWNKTKIRVDGQEQEQAEASTSSQSWLVSANGDATREQLRMPLLSSSGDERAGPVEEQQASPSAAEEEGDAKKRKRRARVMDLGRRMGDKLEEKGKRFVGKMRENARNNRLLLPDLEQATTPPAPAPS; this comes from the exons ATGCTGGAGCAACCCAAGGATAGCAGCATCAATGGCGCTAGCCCAGGGATCAGAGACAGGAAGCTCCTCGTCGAGGTTTTCcctgtaaaaatgtctgctacgCTTCAAGGACATTCCCTCACCTTGTCTGGACCCGATGATGCCTCGCAGCTAACCATTGACCTGCTCGGTTGCACAGTTGCTGCTGTTTCTGCATCCAATCTGCCCTCACGTAAATG GGCCAAGAGGTATCCGATAAAACTGGAAAGCAAGGAATCTGGTATTTGCAGGGGGAGCAAGGTATGCTATGTTTATGCAGACACCTCTTGGGAGAAGGAATCATGGTGTAAAGCACTCCGTCTTGCTTCTACTACGGACAAGGACAAACTCAAATCCCATGAAATGCTGACCCAAGAGTTCCGCAGTTACATGTCCTCTCTGAAAGCTGGATACCCTTCCTTTCTGGGACCCTCGACACTCTCCAGTCAGGAACATGTGCTTGTGGACAACACTGTGAAGAATGATGGACCTTCAAAACTCCGAGGTTTTCTCAAACGATTGGTGGGAAAGAAGGCATCTGCCAAGGCTTCTCAGGAGAGCAAAACAGGTCCGGCGCCATCTAAACAAGATACAAGCCAACCCAGTACTCCTAGCTCCACTATGAGTTTCAACAGCCAGCTACCAGCTTCCCCCAGTGCAAAGGTGGATGAAAAGCTTGCCGATGACGGTACACTTTGTTGGAACCTCCTAATCTCCCGGTTGTTTTTTGATGCTAAAATGAATGATGAGATGAACAAAGCCATCAGAGCACGTATTCAG CGAACATTGTCGAACACCAGAACTCCAGCCTACATTGGTGAGATCACGCTTACTGACCTCAACCTTGGCAAGCTCCCACCATCTCTGCACAGAATGAGAGTCCTCCCACTGGATTTGGACGAATCGTGGGCTTTCGAAGTTGACTTCGAGTGTTCTAGTGGAATACTGCTGCATATCGAAACAAGACTTGAGGTTCAGGCGCCAGAGCTGGAAAAGGACATTATGAAGACTGATATTAGAGGCAATCCTAATGGGGACGCGAGTTCAGATTTCCTTGATAGTATTGAGCAATATGGTAACCAATTCGGGCCTTCAGAAGTTTCGGATTTTGCAGCAGAGGTCAACGATGAAGCAG ATACCTTAAGGAAATCAAAGAGCGCTGGGTGGGCATCAACATATATGTCAAGGTGGAGAAGTATCTTGAATTCAATAGCGGACCAGGTTTCACAG gTGCCGCTATCATTGGCGATTAAAATTTCTTCAGTTCGTGGAACGATGCGGATACATCTAAAGCCTCCTCCGGGTGATCGAGTTTGGTATGGGTTTACGTCCATGCCGGAGATAGAGTGGGAGTTGGAATCATCGGTTGGGGATAGGAAGATAAGCAGCAGTTACATCGCCTCGCTTATCGGCAACAGGATCAAG GCTTCGGTTCGTCAGATCTTGGTGATGCCCAACTGTGAAAGCTTTCCTATTTCCTGGATGATAGCAGATACGGATGACTGGGTGCCCCGCAGAATTGCACCTTTTATATGGCTGAACCGTGAGCCCGCTGATAGGCGTGCTGCAGACACAACTAGAGAGATGATGCCAGGGGAAGCTTCCACATCCAAGGCCATTGCAAAGAACAAGTCGAGTCCGCTGCCGTCTACAAAAAGAATCACCAACGGTTCCTGGAACAAGACAAAGATACGTGttgatgggcaagagcaagagcaGGCAGAAGCATCAACGAGCTCGCAGTCTTGGCTGGTTTCAGCAAATGGTGATGCAACAAGGGAACAGCTGAGGATGCCACTGCTGAGCAGCAGCGGAGACGAGAGAGCAGGCCCTGTGGAGGAGCAgcaagcatcaccttctgctgctgaggAGGAGGGAGatgcgaagaagaggaagaggcGTGCACGGGTGATGGATCTAGGAAGGAGGATGGGCGACAAGCTGGAAGAGAAGGGCAAGCGTTTCGTCGGGAAGATGCGGGAGAACGCGAGGAACAACCGCTTGCTATTGCCGGACTTGGAGCAGGCCACCAcccctcctgctcctgctcctagttAG
- the LOC100273359 gene encoding uncharacterized protein LOC100273359 yields MGAEEDAAARRERLRALRAAKDLLSTPDGAPTPSTDGEHQNGNHEMAEEPELPGHQDAPGEAAKEDGSPTEEAEEVEDDGELPAMKFRNYLPHDEQLRGGKLAPVSLPKFEDPISAETAEPKEVENLFGNIAPKNPNWDLKRDVQKRIDKLERRTQKALAEIALEQQREKEALEESQD; encoded by the exons ATGGGCGCCGAGGAGGACGCCGCTGCACGCCGCGAGCGTCTCCGCGCCCTCCGTGCCGCCAAGGACCTCCTCTCCACCCCCGACGGCGCCCCAACCCCTTCCACCGACGGAGAACACCA AAATGGCAACCATGAGATGGCAGAAGAGCCAGAATTACCAGGTCATCAGGATGCACCTGGTGAGGCTGCTAAAGAGGATGGTAGCCCCACTGAGGAGGCCGAAGAGGTTGAAGATGATGG TGAGCTTCCAGCCATGAAGTTCAGAAACTACCTTCCCCATGATGAACAACTTCGAGGAGGCAAGCTGGCTCCAGTGTCTCTTCCCAAGTTTGAAGACCCAATTAGTGCCGAAACTGCAGAGCCAAAGGAAGTGGAG AACCTTTTTGGAAACATAGCACCAAAGAATCCAAATTGGGATCTGAAACGTGATGTGCAGAAGAGAATTGATAAACTGGAAAGGCGCACGCAGAAAGCGTTGGCTGAGATTGCAT TGGAACAGCAGAGGGAGAAGGAAGCCTTGGAGGAATCTCAAGATTGA
- the LOC100383154 gene encoding uncharacterized protein LOC100383154 precursor, whose protein sequence is MRKRDLGILLLAAFAIFFSLHHEGDFSFRESWYHLTDEDFPIKYEADRLPPPLVADLNGDGKPEVLLPTHDAKIQVLQPPHARHLNDDSAFQEARVMADISLLPDNVRLASGRRPIAMAVGNVDRSYRPGEVRKQVLVVVTSGWSVMCFDHNLKKLWEHNLQDDFPHAAHHREVAISITNYTLKHGDAGLVIVGGRMEMQHHSADLFDEFMIPEHNMDDRRRSASEKQGSEAGNADLRHFALYAFAGRSGDRRWSRKNENIQSQPSDASVMLPQHNYKLDVHALNSHQPGQFECREFRESILGIMPHHWDRREDTTLQLAHFRKHKRKQVKRTPGKAVINSVNKPIEHNPPGKDASNRIARALGKAADMANSNKARKAQRMQYVPTITNHTQVWWVPNVVVVHEKEGIEVVHLASGRTICKLHLNEGGLHADINGDGVLDHVQVVGGNGIKEQTVVSGSMEVLKPCWAVATSGVPVREQLFNVSICHYNHFNLFHHGDFSRSFGRTFDTAGLEVATPILVQTDDGHKHRRGSHGDIIFLTSRGEVTSYSPGLLGHDAVWRWQVSSGATWSNLPSPSGMMENIVVPTLKAFSLRAYDPKEVIIAGGDQEAVVLSPSGGILAMIELPAPPTHAHLLEDFSGDGLTDMIVVTSGGIYGFVQTRQPGALFFSTLVGCLIVVIGVVFVSLHLSSSNAAKPRASSSEYR, encoded by the exons ATGCGGAAGcgggatctgggcatcctgctgctcGCCGCCTTCgccatcttcttctccctccacCACGAAGGCGACTTCTCCTTCCGGGAGTCCTGGTACCACCTCACCGACGAGGACTTCCCCATCAAGTACGAGGCCGACCGCCTGCCCCCGCCGCTCGTCGCCGATCTCAACGGCGACGGCAAGCCCGAGGTCCTCCTCCCCACCCACGACGCCAAGATCCAGGTTCTCCAGCCGCCCCACGCCCGCCACCTCAACGATGACTCCGCCTTCCAGGAGGCCCGTGTCATGGCCGACATCTCTCTCCTCCCCGACAACGTCCGCCTCGCCTCGGGGAGGCGCCCCATCGCCATGGCCGTCGGCAACGTCGACCGCTCCTACAGACCTGGCGAGGTCAGGAAGCAGGTGCTCGTCGTCGTCACCTCCGGATGGTCAGTCATGTGCTTCGACCATAACCTCAAGAAGCTGTGGGAGCACAACCTCCAGGACGATTTCCCTCATGCCGCCCACCACCGCGAGGTCGCAATCTCCATAACCAATTATACTCTCAAGCATGGAGATGCAGGCCTCGTCATCGTTGGAGGAAGGATGGAGATGCAGCATCAT TCAGCAGATCTCTTCGATGAATTTATGATACCAGAACACAACATGGATGATCGCCGTCGAAGCGCCAGTGAGAAACAG GGCTCTGAGGCTGGCAATGCAGACCTGCGCCATTTTGCCCTTTATGCCTTCGCTGGACGTAGTGGCGACCGTAGATGGAGCCGGAAGAATGAG AACATCCAGTCACAGCCATCAGATGCTTCTGTGATGTTACCACAGCATAATTACAAACTCGACGTTCATGCCCTCAATAGTCATCAACCTGGTCAG TTCGAATGTCGTGAATTCAGAGAATCAATCCTTGGCATCATGCCTCATCATTGG GATAGGAGAGAGGATACTACCCTACAACTTGCACATTTTAGGAAGCATAAAAGGAAACAAGTTAAGAGAACGCCTGGAAAGGCTGTTATTAATAGCGTGAACAAGCCCATTGAACACAATCCACCTGGGAAGGATGCTTCCAATAGAATAGCTAGAGCTCTTGGGAAGGCTGCAGATATGGCTAACTCAAATAAAGCCAGGAAG gcacagaggatgcagtatgTTCCGACAATCACTAATCATACTCAAGTTTGGTGGGTTCCTAATGTTGTTGTTGTACATGAAAAGGAAGGGATAGAGGTTGTCCATCTAGCTTCTGGACGTACAATATGCAAG CTTCATTTAAATGAAGGAGGCCTTCATGCAGATATTAATGGAGATGGAGTTCTGGATCATGTCCAG GTTGTTGGTGGAAATGGTATTAAAGAGCAGACTGTCGTGAGTGGATCAATGGAAGTGCTGAAACCCTGTTGGGCAGTCGCTACATCCGGTGTGCCAGTGCGGGAGCAACTTTTTAACGTCTCTATCTGCCATTACAACCATTTTAATCTGTTCCATCATGGTGACTTCTCGAGAAGTTTTGGGAGGACATTTGATACAGCTGGTTTAGAGGTCGCGACTCCTATCCTGGTCCAGACAGACGATGGGCATAAACACAGGAGAGGAAGCCATGGTGATATCATCTTTTTGACAAGCCGGGGAGAG GTGACATCGTACTCTCCTGGGCTGCTCGGCCATGATGCGGTGTGGAGATGGCAAGTATCATCAGGGGCGACATGGTCCAACCTTCCATCTCCATCGGGAATGATGGAGAACATAGTGGTGCCTACCTTGAAGGCCTTCTCCCTACGTGCCTATGACCCGAAAGAGGTGATCATCGCCGGTGGTGACCAGGAAGCGGTGGTGCTCTCTCCTTCTGGTGGCATACTGGCCATGATCGAGCTCCCAGCGCCCCCCACTCACGCTCACCTCCTGGAGGATTTCTCCGGGGACGGTCTCACCGACATGATTGTGGTAACTTCCGGTGGAATATATGGATTCGTGCAGACAAGGCAGCCTGGGGCTCTTTTCTTCAGCACGCTGGTGGGGTGCCTGATAGTTGTGATCGGCGTGGTATTCGTGTCTCTGCACCTCAGTTCGTCCAATGCCGCCAAACCCAGGGCTTCCTCGTCTGAATACAGATGA